A section of the Melopsittacus undulatus isolate bMelUnd1 chromosome 3, bMelUnd1.mat.Z, whole genome shotgun sequence genome encodes:
- the BROX gene encoding BRO1 domain-containing protein BROX has product MTHWFHRNPLKATAPVSFNFYGVATTPAAAKVCNDLRLSRSRLLELFTDSSCNPEMMKNATDLYFSLLQGFILSLDDSSQECKLRYIQNFKWTDTLQGQVPSAQQDAVFELVSMGFNVALWYTKYASRLAGKEDITEDEAKDVHRSLKIAAGIFKHLKESHIPKLITPVEKGRDLEARLIDSYIIQCQAEAQEVTIARAIELKHNPGLIAALAYETANFYQKADQTLSSLDATYAGKWRKYLNLKNSFYMAYAYCYHGQTLLASDKCGEAIRSLQESEKFFAKAEALCKEYGETKGPGTTAKPSGHLFFRKLGSLIKNTLEKCQRENGFIYFQKVPAEAPQLELKANYGLVEPVPFEFPALNAHWTPETLGAFDLTKRPKDDAAKPKPDEEVKPLKEPDIKPQKDSGCQIS; this is encoded by the exons ATGACGCACTGGTTTCACCGCAACCCTCTGAAGGCTACAGCTcctgtttcatttaatttttatggGGTAGCCACCactccagctgcagcaaaggTTTGCAA TGATCTGAGGTTATCTCGATCCCGACTGTTGGAGCTGTTCACAGACTCAAGTTGTAATCCAGAGATGATGAAGAATGCAACTGACCTGTACTTCTCACTCTTGCAAG GTTTTATCCTTTCACTGGATGACTCTTCCCAAGAATGCAAGTTGAGATATATTCAGAACTTCAAGTGGACAGACACACTGCAAGGACAAGTTCCAAG TGCTCAGCAGGATGCAGTGTTTGAACTGGTTTCCATGGGATTTAATGTGGCTCTGTGGTACACAAAATATGCATCAAGACTCGCTGGAAAAGAAGA TATAACAGAAGATGAAGCAAAAGACGTTCACAGAAGCCTGAAGATAGCAGCTGGAATCTTTAAACACTTGAAG GAAAGTCACATTCCAAAACTGATTACACCTgtagaaaagggaagagatttAGAAGCTCGACTTATTGACTCATACATCATCCAGTGCCAAGCTGAAGCTCAAGAAG TGACAATTGCTCGGGCTATTGAACTGAAGCATAATCCAGGACTAATAGCTGCTCTTGCTTATGAAACAGCTAACTTCTACCAAAAAGCTG ATCAAACATTATCCAGTTTGGATGCTACCTATGCAGGAAAGTGGAGGAAGTACTTAAACTTGAAGAACAGTTTCTATATGGCCTAC GCATATTGTTACCATGGTCAAACTCTACTGGCGAGTGATAAATGTGGGGAAGCAATCAGATCTTTGCAGGAATCGGAGAAAT TTTTTGCCAAGGCTGAAGCATTGTGCAAAGAATATGGAGAAACCAAAGGGCCTGGGACTACTGCCAAACCTTCTGGACATCTCTTCTTTAGGAAGTTGGGAAGTTTGATTAAGAACACACTAGAAAAATGCCAGAGAGAGAATGGGTTCAT CTATTTTCAGAAGGTGCCAGCAGAGGCTCCCCAGCTGGAACTGAAAGCAAACTATGGCTTAGTAGAGCCTGTTCCTTTTGAATTCCCTGCCTTGAACGCACACTGGACTCCTGAAACACTCGGGGCATTTGATCTCACCAAGAGGCCAAAGGATGACGCT gctaaaccaaaaccagatgAAGAAGTAAAACCTCTGAAGGAACCAGATATAAAGCCTCAAAAAGACAGTGGATGCCAGATTTCTTAA
- the AIDA gene encoding axin interactor, dorsalization-associated protein isoform X2, translating into MSEAARSLLQRWGASFRKGTDFDSWGQLVEAIDEYQILARHLQKEAQSQHNNSEFTEDQKKTIAKIATCLELRSAALQSTQSQDEFKLEDLKKLEPILKNILTYNKEFPFDVQPVPLRKILAPGEEEHLEFEEDDEEGGAGAGSPDSFPVRVPGTLLPRLPSEPGMTLLTINIEKIGLKDAGQCIDPYITVSVKDLNGIDLTPVQDTPVAVRKEDMYVHFNVDIEIQKHIERLTKGAAIFFEFKHYKPKKRFTSTKCFAFMEMDEIKPGAIVIELYKKPTDFKRKKLQLLTKKPLYLHLHQTLHKE; encoded by the exons ATGTCGGAGGCGGCCCGGAGCCTCCTGCAGCGCTGGGGCGCCAGCTTCAGGAAGGGCACAGACTTCGACTCCTGGGGGCAGCTGGTGGAGGCGATCGACGAGTACCAGAT ATTAGCAAGGCATCTACAGAAGGAGGCACAGTCTCAGCACAACAACTCGGAATTCACAGAAGATCAAAAG aaaaccATAGCTAAAATTGCAACATGCTTGGAACTGAGAAGTGCAGCTTTACAG TCCACCCAGTCACAGGATGAATTCAAGCTCGAGGATCTGAAGAAGTTGGAACCAA TCTTAAAGAATATCCTCACTTACAATAAGGAGTTCCCCTTTGATGTTCAGCCTGTCCCACTCAG GAAGATTTTAGCACCTGGAGAAGAGGAACACTTGGAGTTTGAGGAGGATGATGAagaaggaggagctggagcaggatcTCCAGACTCTTTTCCTGTTAGAGTTCCAG GTACTTTATTACCCAGATTGCCATCTGAACCCGGGATGACATTACTCACCATAAACATAGAGAAAATCGGTCTGAAAGATGCCGGGCAGTGCATTGATCCTTACATCACAGTCAGTGTGAAGG atTTGAATGGGATAGATCTGACTCCTGTGCAAGACACTCCTGTGGCTGTGAGGAAGGAGGACATGTATGTCCATTTTAACGTGGACATTGAGATTCAGAAACACATTGAAAGACTAACAAAAG GTGCAGCTATTTTCTTTGAATTCAAACACTACAAGCCTAAGAAAAGGTTTACCAGCACCAAGTGCTTTGCTTTCATGGAGATGGATGAAATTAAACCTGGGGCAATTGTTATAGAACT GTACAAAAAACCCACTgactttaaaaggaagaaactgcAACTGTTGACCAAGAAACCACTTTACCTTCACCTCCATCAAACACTGCACAAGGAATGA
- the AIDA gene encoding axin interactor, dorsalization-associated protein isoform X1, with amino-acid sequence MSEAARSLLQRWGASFRKGTDFDSWGQLVEAIDEYQILARHLQKEAQSQHNNSEFTEDQKKTIAKIATCLELRSAALQSTQSQDEFKLEDLKKLEPILKNILTYNKEFPFDVQPVPLRKILAPGEEEHLEFEEDDEEGGAGAGSPDSFPVRVPGANEGTLLPRLPSEPGMTLLTINIEKIGLKDAGQCIDPYITVSVKDLNGIDLTPVQDTPVAVRKEDMYVHFNVDIEIQKHIERLTKGAAIFFEFKHYKPKKRFTSTKCFAFMEMDEIKPGAIVIELYKKPTDFKRKKLQLLTKKPLYLHLHQTLHKE; translated from the exons ATGTCGGAGGCGGCCCGGAGCCTCCTGCAGCGCTGGGGCGCCAGCTTCAGGAAGGGCACAGACTTCGACTCCTGGGGGCAGCTGGTGGAGGCGATCGACGAGTACCAGAT ATTAGCAAGGCATCTACAGAAGGAGGCACAGTCTCAGCACAACAACTCGGAATTCACAGAAGATCAAAAG aaaaccATAGCTAAAATTGCAACATGCTTGGAACTGAGAAGTGCAGCTTTACAG TCCACCCAGTCACAGGATGAATTCAAGCTCGAGGATCTGAAGAAGTTGGAACCAA TCTTAAAGAATATCCTCACTTACAATAAGGAGTTCCCCTTTGATGTTCAGCCTGTCCCACTCAG GAAGATTTTAGCACCTGGAGAAGAGGAACACTTGGAGTTTGAGGAGGATGATGAagaaggaggagctggagcaggatcTCCAGACTCTTTTCCTGTTAGAGTTCCAG GAGCCAATGAAG GTACTTTATTACCCAGATTGCCATCTGAACCCGGGATGACATTACTCACCATAAACATAGAGAAAATCGGTCTGAAAGATGCCGGGCAGTGCATTGATCCTTACATCACAGTCAGTGTGAAGG atTTGAATGGGATAGATCTGACTCCTGTGCAAGACACTCCTGTGGCTGTGAGGAAGGAGGACATGTATGTCCATTTTAACGTGGACATTGAGATTCAGAAACACATTGAAAGACTAACAAAAG GTGCAGCTATTTTCTTTGAATTCAAACACTACAAGCCTAAGAAAAGGTTTACCAGCACCAAGTGCTTTGCTTTCATGGAGATGGATGAAATTAAACCTGGGGCAATTGTTATAGAACT GTACAAAAAACCCACTgactttaaaaggaagaaactgcAACTGTTGACCAAGAAACCACTTTACCTTCACCTCCATCAAACACTGCACAAGGAATGA